The sequence below is a genomic window from Desulfobulbaceae bacterium.
ACAGTAAGCATGGCGACAATGAAAATTGCCGCGACGGGTTTATGCTTAGGAGCTGAAAGGAAAAGGGGAATAAGAGCGACAACTCCGCATGCCAACCCCCATTTGAAAAAACCTGGAAAGAGAACTCCGACAATGCCGCTCGAATTTCTTCTATACGGCGTCTGTTTTTGCCGAAGTCCTAATAGCCGGACCTGGAGGCCGAACGGACGAGTATGACTTTGTTCACTGAATCCAGGGAAAGCAGTCCATCTAATTTACTGCCTCAGTCAATTTCGAACCGGCTTTGAATTTTGCAACGTTTTTAGCAGCAATCTTCAATGGTTTTCCTGTCTGGGGATTGCGGCCAGTACGTGCAGCTCTTTTTGATACGGAAAAAGTGCCAAAGCCAATGAGGGTTACACTGTCACCGCTGGAAAGTGCTTCATAAATTGACTCAATCATCCCGGTGAGTGCTTTCTCTGCTGCTACTTTACTGAGGGCTGCTGAATCTGCTATTGCAGCAACGAGTTCTGATTTGTTCATTTTTTTTGTCTCCTATTGTGATCTGTTTTAAATAAATTGCCTAAAGTTTATAGGCGTGGCGAGTAGATACAAGGCGAAAAGCTATGCTCCCCAAGATAGTTGGCACAATGCCTACGTATTTTCT
It includes:
- a CDS encoding HU family DNA-binding protein, with protein sequence MNKSELVAAIADSAALSKVAAEKALTGMIESIYEALSSGDSVTLIGFGTFSVSKRAARTGRNPQTGKPLKIAAKNVAKFKAGSKLTEAVN